A stretch of the Notolabrus celidotus isolate fNotCel1 chromosome 3, fNotCel1.pri, whole genome shotgun sequence genome encodes the following:
- the cops2 gene encoding COP9 signalosome complex subunit 2 produces MSDMEDDFMCDDEEDYDLEYSEDSNSEPNVDLENQYYNSKALKEDDPKAALSSFQKVLELEGEKGEWGFKALKQMIKINFKLTNFPEMMNRYKQLLTYIRSAVTRNYSEKSINSILDYISTSKQMDLLQEFYETTLEALKDAKNDRLWFKTNTKLGKLYLEREEYGKLQKILRQLHQSCQTDDGEDDLKKGTQLLEIYALEIQMYTAQKNNKKLKALYEQSLHIKSAIPHPLIMGVIRECGGKMHLREGEFEKAHTDFFEAFKNYDESGSPRRTTCLKYLVLANMLMKSGINPFDSQEAKPYKNDPEILAMTNLVSAYQNNDITEFEKILKTNHSNIMDDPFIREHIEELLRNIRTQVLIKLIKPYTRIHIPFISKELNIDVCDVESLLVQCILDNTIHGRIDQVNQLLELDYQKRGGARYTALDKWTNQLNTLNQAIVSKLT; encoded by the exons ATGTCGGACATGGAGGACGATTTCATGTGCGACGATGAAGAAGATTACGACCTG GAATACTCAGAAGACAGTAATTCAGAGCCAAATGTGGACCTGGAGAACCAGTACTACAACTCCAAAGCCCTGAAGGAGGATGATCCCAAAGCAGCACTTAGCAGTTTCCAGAAG GTGTTGGAACttgaaggagagaaaggagaatgGGGATTCAAAGCACTGAAACAGATGATCAAAATCAACTTCAAGCTG ACCAACTTTCCAGAGATGATGAACAGGTACAAACAGCTCCTCACATACATCAGAAGTGCTGTCACCAGGAACTACTCAGAGAAGTCAATCAACTCCATACTGGACTATATTTCTACCTCCAAACAG ATGGACTTGCTACAGGAGTTCTATGAAACCACACTGGAGGCTTTGAAAGACGCAAAAAACGACAGACTATGGTTCAAAACTAACACAAAG TTGGGTAAACTGTACTTGGAGAGGGAAGAGTATGGGAAACTGCAAAAGATACTAAGGCAACTACACCAGTCATGTCAG ACAGATGATGGAGAGGATGACCTGAAGAAAGGCACACAGCTGTTGGAGATCTATGCTTTGGAGATCCAGATGTacacagcacaaaaaaacaacaagaaattgAAAGCCCTCTATGAGCAGTCACTTCATATTAAATCTGCCATTCCTCACCCGCTCATTATGGGAGTAATCAGAG AGTGTGGTGGGAAGATGCATTTGAGAGAAGGCGAGTTTGAGAAAGCTCACACAGATTTCTTTGAGGCCTTTAAAAATTATGACGAGTCCGGAAGCCCCAGAAGGACAACATGCCTGAAGTACCTGGTCCTAGCTAACATGCTAATGAAGTCAGGAATAAACCCTTTTGACTCTCAAGAG gCCAAACCTTACAAAAATGACCCTGAGATCCTAGCAATGACTAACTTAGTAAG CGCCTACCAGAACAATGACATCACTGAATTTGAGAAAATCTTGAAAACAAATCACAGTAACATAATGGACGACCCGTTCATTAGAGAGCACATAGAGG AGCTCCTGCGGAACATTAGAACTCAAGTACTTATCAAACTCATCAAACCGTACACAAGAATACACATCCCCTTCATTTCTAAG GAGCTGAAcattgatgtgtgtgatgtggagAGTTTGCTGGTGCAGTGTATCTTGGACAA CACGATCCACGGACGGATTGACCAAGTCAACCAGCTACTAGAACTGGATTaccagaagagaggaggggcCCGCTACACAGCTTTAGACAAATGGACAAATCAGCTGAACACTCTCAACCAAGCCATTGTTAGCAAGCTCACATGA